In Lactuca sativa cultivar Salinas chromosome 5, Lsat_Salinas_v11, whole genome shotgun sequence, the DNA window ctattattagcaataatggatttggttcttattatgttatttaaagtcaagaatttaccaaatagggagagtttctcatcgcccaaagtttcaattggacagaaatttggaatcatgcaacttgattgcacgatgaatgagaaatttcgtatttggaaattagactaattcgttgacaaagagtcaagtgaaggactaggagatcgagtacacaaagttgcgtattgatcaagtccaccataagagtaacaaagatattcgtcatgatttactaaaggcttagtaaatatgattatacttacaagattaagtgtaattctgaattgattaaagggctTAGATCAATAGctaaacgaataagaagaatcaagtaggcagaaagataaaagtttctccattctaagaagaaaggagagtaccttttatgctttatgataggtcttaatgattaagaaccatatcttaattgatcctctaagtgagtcttagtacaattgtatgtctaagaagaggaatcaagaattgaagaaatggttaaatcaaaaagtcaatcatacttcattccaaaacaagtctcaaagttaagattgtgacattgagtgaaaaagtattaagaaggtttacaaCATTCATTAAatatggtaagttgtgatgtcttggataagacaaagaccaactaggaccaatttatgaagcattttgataaaagctacactaactcttgaatatttgtttgtcaagaaatgttttgacaagagaatcttatacgtcaaggagtcagtgggagtcttaatggtcttgaaaggtttcaagaacaaatcaaataaaccttatcgatcatcactagcacacaagttaaggtttacaacctatcatgatgacattattttgattctgtgccaatccaatcgagttaattatgcatgagagttctatgagttctcattttgaacacataaaaggcaaagaaccttaatcaatgaaaggtacattgataagaaaaggtgagctgcttaactacttggaagacatggtgggcagctgtgctaccataaggcaagaaatcaagattaagaaagttcggtccatatgagtttgaatttgtcgtaaactttagttttaacaaattcacatggataggaacacatacaccgctcaaatctaagtgtcataagatttcctccttcatgaaaatgattgtgaagaaatactttcactaagaaagattttaagaagatagtgattgtaaaattgcattctcaaattcgattatggttacgacatccctttccataatttgaattgtgaggtttggcaattagtcttaattgtttagacacacatatgaactatcgaaggcaaaggtgtataagttcaaaaagccttgataaaagattatcaaagcactaagtattagaaacatgaacttaagaaattcaataagtattgtctttctggaagttgagatgtttacgaatacatgtcgaagctagtgggagcataagtgttatgttttataataatcatcaagatagtgggagcataaaagttatgattgtatgattattaaggaaagtattgcaaggttagcaatattaattatagaaaacaagagtcatactttgcaaagtcgcaatagttgaagagttgttttgctataattaagggagagaatattatgcttcaattcaaatctaaaggattatgttgagaaatgttaataaatttagtcaaaggtacatagtgtgttcttaaaattttgattatgattacggcatccctcttcacaattcgaattttgagaacatagcaaataaaacattatgcgtcgtgtgccatacgcttcgggtataggatcgattgcaaatgctttaatgtttgaccattctaaaattttccaaatgtcgagcgcatttagagggaaaagggactagaattggttttgactaaaacaattaaacaactatcaaaggacaatccaaagttcgacgaggattggtcgcttgtgagtagttggaagtatagtattagaaaatatggaaatgtttccatattggatggaccatatcaacatcattatgaatagataagattctattaagaataagttgtcatatggaaaatatggaagtgtgtccatattgggaattgaatattgagaaatctatgattagattagaaacttctatgcaaaaggatgttcaaagaatgtactttgagtgggagacatcacatctatggaattgtcttgtaacaatctccgatagaggactttgtaatatcattggcaatagtctttgtgactttggtgcaatgacattacgaaaggaaaagttgcatagaatgttagaatctagcatattctataagtagcaagaatttgatattcttacacttatgaaaaaggatttggagttgtaaaatgagaatgattggaaatgtgttcaatttgtctatttcacaaaagtaagaaccataggtaaacattgtgtgcatgctaggagcatggaacaagtgttggaattcaagtaagaagttgattacctgaaacgaaaaataatgagtaatcaatatggtgataaataaaaggcatttcatttatactcaaaggtttgaggccatatgggattagtattattcttgtgtttcactttgcatgttttgacttccagaataattgagtttattaagaataatcgaattattcgaacgggccacagtcgttcatatgttggaagtagatatgaaagaagactgtcatgaattggtgtgtggattgtctataaagtattagacataagcaaatgtttgctgcaatgttcatgagtgcttacgaatatgatttgagcattggattaaacccatgctcacttggatcactccatgaattgtatcgcgagtgattggtgagacgataacatcttatattcttgaaaccgagatgtgtgagttgtatcttgcaaattggttgcacattgataatatgtaaacgcactagtaacttggtgttataaaacatattgttgtgtgtgattcggtgcatgagtgcaagcgagcattgtatcaaagtttatccattccttttattcaaagtaggataaaagcgatatctttgggcccctcgatgatttagtgatgacaaacgtaaatgcttggccgggctagggctaatttgatttgttcaattagtcagtcgtcataaatcgggaatcgagatatagtacaaagagaatgatttgaaatcatatctcatatgatatctagaatggaggaatatatgatcccttatctaaggacacgcgtatttgatatgatcagagttgacagcggctttggaaagctacgattgcaggtcgggatccgaagtcatacgcagaatagttattagacttatccaagtgggagactgttggattagtgtctaagtccataactattttggtatgtacttgacccgatgatgcatggtccttttgggttgccttcaccaacgcaacttgattggagaaataaataaagagagagaggttattatgatttattaatatgttataagaataatatcttaaaggagaaatcatatttgtttaattaatattggtcaataattaattaagaattaattttgtgatcaagtgtaattaattaaactagaggggctgaattgtaattatgtgatagttacaaaataaggtaaggattatcttatatatatggtgaacgaatttgaggtgataatcacttagaattcgactaggataagggtttctaagagttattttatggttgcttggtggacaagcaactagataaggataaggactgaaaacctaatcccaaccctatataaagacccctaaggccttagaattcgtgtacttcttcccaagaggtcctaaggacgaattctaacctccctcctctctctttataccttctccacttgcttatggtgtttgtaagccattagaggagtgacacttgtgactctcagctttccaaggtcaattcaaggaggaattggattgttattgctatataacaatcaaggtatgttcttaaacctaattacatgtgttttcggatttccatatgctagaattagggttcaaagtcttggattcaaagtatgtacaatagagaaacctagatccaagctttagggtttgtatgagcacataggatgtcgtatgaccaaaacccatcagaaacataacccaaaactataagccaacACTTAGTAAGTCCCCCCCCCCCTCTAAATTACCAACACAcgaacatataacataaacaaaaaagcatgtcgggtccaatcaactATCGGGTTCGAATTCCccaggtccaatcaaccatcaagtTGCAATACcaatatactatgggtccagtcaaccatcaggttggaatacctcatgcccaatcaaccatcgagttggaatgccaatatacaatgagtcatatcatcctcgggatggaataccctcggtcCCATTCAACCATTGGGCTGGAATGCCCCCGACCTATTAGCTCACGCATAAAGCAGTAAAGCCTGAACCAACAACcaaatatgtgcacatataacatataacatataattagtcTACAAACAGTCAGGCAGATCTATAGATCAATaaccataacatcatcctatctactagcATACCAGTCATgataacatactatcacataacaggATATCTAatctaatgggccggccttggtgtcttcgacccgtatgtacagtgaggaaaactcacatcacaGCCTGAAAAGTAGCTGATGAGGCCTCAACTCCAAATGTTAGCTTAAATCGTCACCTATCCAATCAAAGGAGAAATTCTAAGTCGCCAtccaaaatacctaaaatacccttgaGTCAAACTTTGTTAAAGTTaaggtcaaactggtcaaaatccTTAactcaactgagtcaacccagtCGATTCAACTCAGTAAacgtacacagggcgtactctagaagtacgttggacgtactccGTTGACCACAACAGGGTCGTTGACTGCGTACACTGCGCGTACACCCAGTTACGCTCGGCGTAACCACAATCTTTTTCTTTTTCCCATTAAATGCTTAATATAATGACTTAACACATCCAAATGCAGATCCAAGGTCAAAATGTCATttggagtcataaagtttccaactttacgacCTTGCAGgctcaataagtgcttaatccatgAAAACCCAACATCTTAATGTCTTAAGACTCTCAATGACATGTATAGGACAAAACCAACCATTGAGACTCCATTTTTATAACTTAAGTCCTCTACTAACGTCTTAAAATACAACCTAATAAGTGAAGAACATGCCATGTTCAAGATCAaacttttgggaccaaaaacaaCATTAAAACACCCATTTCTAGATCTATATGATGGAGGGATAAAGTTTCAAGATTTTTAACTTCAAAAGAGGTACAAATCCCAGATCCAAAATGCTTCACTCCTCCAAGATGAACTTcactcccttccttcttcttgaaatcacaaaaacacacactcttaggcTTCGAAATGCTTCTCAAGATGAACAAGAGTTTGAAAACATATcaagagggatggaggctgatgtGGTGAGGGGAAATGAGACCATAAGGGTGTTTAAATACgagccaaaccctaaaaattagggtttccatctctagaaagtacgccctgtgtacaaGATATACGGCCAGTGTACTAGGGTGCGCCTTAGTATGCTCATTGTACACATATATGCATGGCATACTCCGTAAGGCTAAATTACGAAAATGCCACTATGGCCCTTTTTGCACACTTTCTTGAACTCAGGGACCAATATGCAACATAATTAAATTGTAGGGTTCAAATTAGAAGTACCTTATCGCCAGGATGTTGCACTTTTGATTTGCTCATTTGCTTCGATTAcaacatcacaacctctcatacaatttggttgatTTACACTTGATTAATTTTTTACCAAAACACCTTCCTACTTCAATTTCCATATCTTTTACATGATGTTTATCAATTTATTTATGTAAAAGATATTGTTAATGGGTGGAGATTGTCTAATGATAGTTGTTGAcaaaatttaatgcaaaattaattttcaaagatgaccATCTAACACACGATTCCCCATTGAATGAGAGCATGCAAGGTGAAAATGATGCAAGGAATCGGCGAATCGCTAacctaatatattttttattgattGCGTAAGGACAAAGGAGTAAGTCCTTCTCACTTCTCACTTTTTCAGGATGCAAATTCTTTCTTGAACCCCTGAATTTAGCTTATTCGATTTGTTCTATAAAGTGCAGACTTATAGCATGTTTTTGATTCTGAGTTTATGGATGGTTTGTTCTTATTTTTGCATATGTAATTACAATTTATagcatattttcttttttgttattgtAAAGTTTAAACTAATAATCTGATTTTGGTTATCTAGCTACATGCTCAGTGTTTACCTGCTTAGTGTTTACCTGCTTAGTGCTTACCTGCTGTTATTTTCCATATCTTATAATATGATTTAGCTACCTGCTTATACCATATGTTATAatctgatttatttttatttttccataTGTTATGTTTGCTTTCCTGCTTAGTGCTTACCATATGATATAATCTGGTGTGTTTTTATTTTTCCATATGTTATGTTTGTTTAATCAGTTATTTTTGCTTAAATGGTTAATTTTTCCTAATCTGTTATTTTAGAATCTATTTTGTTCTCCATGTAGATGGAAGAAGAATCTGAAAGTGAGTTAAGTCAAGGAGCCTAATCAAAATCCACCAGTTGTTGATGTTGATGAAGAAAATAAAGGTGGTGGCCAAAAAGGATCATAGGTATGGAAACATTTTGAAAAAGTGACAGGCGTAGACCAAATGAAATGCCCATATTTTGTGCACAGATGATGTGTGCAAATTCGAAAAAAATGGTATTAATGCAATGGGAAATCACATAAAAAAATCATTGTAATAATGTACTTGTTTATTAATCTACAAAGCAAGagtcaactatatatatatatatatatatatatatatatatatatatatatatatatatatatatatatatatatatatatatatattgagctTTAAAAAATCAGAAGAATCGGGGGCTAGTTCTTTGGAAGTTGGTTCCTTGAGCCAAGAAAAGTGTAGGAAATTTGTAGCTCACATGTATAAAAGACAATCAACCGTTTCGTGTAGTTGACAACAGGGGATTTAGGGAATTCGTATGAGATTCGTAACCATTGTTTAAAGTGTCATCCAGGTGGACCGTCTCAAGGGATTGTTTGAAGGTATACATAGAAGAGGGTCTAAAATGAAGGTTATATTAAAAGATCAAATCGTCTCTATTACCACCGATACCTGGACTTCAATACAAAACATTCACTACATGTTTCTAACTACATATTTCTAACACCTGTTGTGTAAAACACGTGAAGGTGTAACATAATTGTGAGTTAAGTTGATGTAATCACCAATAGTTGTGTCAAGGAGTTATTTTGATCATAAGGATAATTTGGTCATTTTATATGTATTATGATAGTTCACCATTTTAGTTTGAGAATTTTGTTGATAATCATTGTTGTGATTGTTGGAGTTGATTGagatcgagtttagagtagtagATGATGTGTAAACGCCTAAATGGTAAAAATGCTAAAATTGGAATATTTGACAAAGGTGATCGACGTGCAGTGATTATGCCTGCATGCATAATCAAGATGTATGCGACACATACTGTTTCACATGAAACAGTGATGTACGTTACTATTTTGGAGATGGTAATATATTTTACAAAACATGACACTTAGTGTAAAGGTAATGCAACGTGTTGCAAGTACATTGCTACggttggaagagaatgagactTATAGAAGTCATGCACGCAACTTTTTTAATGAAAACGCGATGCGTACATGGAGTTCCTCAATTGCTATTCTAACACAAAGGGAAAGACTATTCTTCTATTCTAAAGGTGTTAAAGAGTTTCATACAATGAAAACCCCACCCTTTTTATCTATTATTCTTTCAACAAAGGATTCTAACGTATTAACATGCACCAAGTAGAAATTGATAGTTAATGAATAAACATACAGTAACTATACATACAAAGAATAATCAAATCAAACCACAAGACCAACAAAAGCTTCTTCATCCGCAACACCGCATGTGAACACATAATGCATTACCCACACATTTGAAAGCTAAGGGCACAGATCACATAAGGCGTATATATAAATGATAGTCATGCAAACAACTAAACAACAAATTGCAAAATCCAAACCAACCATAGCTGGTTCTCAACATCTTTAAATTGTTCCAACATATGAAGaaaaataatagaaaacaaaGATACGAGTGAGAACAAATCATCACTCATGTAAGAGATTAACATTCAAACATTCATGAGGGAAGTACCACATGTTTCCAGCAATGAACCTGCCATTTCCACTTTCATCATGATCATCATATCTCTGGTCTTTTGACTCTATTTTAACAGCAGCACCATGCTTAAAACCGTTAAAGAAAAATGCATATTCATCTCTTGTCTCTTCAAACGGCACCCATTTCATTTCGCCAAAATCAAGTTCATAAACCTTCCACAAATTATTTGGAAAGGAATCTATCAAATAAAGGTTTTCATCCGAACTAATAAACTTTGGGAGAAATAAGTCATTCTTTGGAAAATTCTTGGTTTTGAGTAAGGTCAATTTGGGGTCTGGATTGAGTCTCATTTCACATAAATGTCTTGCTTCCCCTCTATCACTATTGTAGTCGTAGTCGTAGTCTATGGTATATATCTTCCCCTTGAAAGCATGTATATCAATGATGGGGGAAGTGGAAGACACATGATTCCATGCTCCTTCACCCGCTATAGAAAACCATATGAAATGGTCGAATCTATATAATATAACAAACACCCATttagatataatagatgaaaagACAAGGATAGCCCTGATTCTTGATTCACAATAGAAAATGGGAACAGGAGTGAAATGAAGTCCATGCCTTGTGATAGGATTCACAAGCCAGAAGTCCTTGGTTTCCCTCCCAAACATGATAAAGTAACCACAAGTTAATCCAAGATAAAACCTGCCACCAGAATGGGGAAGTGTGGTTTTGGATTTTCCTCCTTCAAAGTCCTCTAGGCAGATCCACTTCTTATTAGAAGCACAAGTAGAGATACGCATTAACATGGGTGATTTGGATGCCATAAACCTTTTCTTGTTAGGGAGAGCGAGTGACCTCCATGACTTGCAAACTTCACTAAATGCAACAAAATCAGCAACTCTGAGTCGCATCATAACTATAAAAAGCGCATCATGGTTAAGGTCTGACCAAGGTGCCACATCACAGTTGTCACAAGTTTTGATCCTCTTACTGCTATTATGATTCTGATTTCTACTCATACTACTTGTAATAGTCATTCCTACACTtgccaaaaagaaaaatatttgaaaCCTTAGTAGATGCAAATTCAACGTAAGATACAAGAGTTGTAAACAGGGACGAGCATACACATATAAAAATGCTGCCCTGGCTTCTAAAAAAATCGAACTTTACAAAAGTtgcaagaaaagaaagaaaactgaCTCATTAATGAACAGGATCCTAAAGTGATGACTAGTGTATTGAAAAGAAAGTCTAGACAAAAACCTAATCTAAGATATGTATTTCATGGTTTTATTGGTAATCAGAA includes these proteins:
- the LOC111876600 gene encoding uncharacterized protein LOC111876600, with amino-acid sequence MTITSSMSRNQNHNSSKRIKTCDNCDVAPWSDLNHDALFIVMMRLRVADFVAFSEVCKSWRSLALPNKKRFMASKSPMLMRISTCASNKKWICLEDFEGGKSKTTLPHSGGRFYLGLTCGYFIMFGRETKDFWLVNPITRHGLHFTPVPIFYCESRIRAILVFSSIISKWVFVILYRFDHFIWFSIAGEGAWNHVSSTSPIIDIHAFKGKIYTIDYDYDYNSDRGEARHLCEMRLNPDPKLTLLKTKNFPKNDLFLPKFISSDENLYLIDSFPNNLWKVYELDFGEMKWVPFEETRDEYAFFFNGFKHGAAVKIESKDQRYDDHDESGNGRFIAGNMWYFPHECLNVNLLHE